The Penaeus chinensis breed Huanghai No. 1 chromosome 12, ASM1920278v2, whole genome shotgun sequence DNA segment TGCGCTCATTATTGCTGTGTGTTATGTGCGTGACCGCCGCTCTTGTCGCCAGTGATTGCTAAAATTCGATCCAAATTACAGGAAAATGTTGCGTGTTATGGACGAATTATACCTGTTTTCAGTCTTTTCCTTTGTTGGTGAAATTCGTTAATGATTTCAATCGATAGTACGAAGTCCTGTTAAacgtatttttatttacatttttatttctatatgcgTCGACTATATAAATTAACTTTAAAGCCTAATTGCTCTCACTGTAACTACAGAGTACACGTTCCTGCCGGTTCATCACACGTTTTCCTGAATGTACTTGCAATATAGCCGTTCATTTTCAATAGTTGCAGCATACAAACTCAGCACGCTTGCAATATGCTCTTTCATACCCGACACGCGGATCAACATACACAGTTTTTCATCCTTGATAATTGCAACGCGAAGTGACATCCGTGGAGTAAGGATTCTACCATCACTAATAGTCGCAGTGCACGAGAGGAATTTGTACGGAGCGGCCTTTCATCATTGTCAATCTGTGTCCCTTAtgtctctttacttctttttcttgattAAGGAAATGCGAGTTTTGCCGTCGATATGATGTGGAATTTCTGCCTTAGATTATCTGATTAAAGTACCGTGTATTGTGGTGTGAAGTTACTCTGGATCTCCTGTACTTGAATTCCTAAAAGTACTTATTGATTCAAAGCACATGAGAGCAAATCATGATGCATGTTGGCTACATACCAACTGCATCGTCAAAATTCGTAGGACAGAAAATTCTGCAACGAAGTCAAGGTGGTTGCAAACTTGATCAACTGTAACATAAAAGGTCACTTTGCTTCCACCTCTAATCCGcgggactgccccccccccccccccacctgcctcTGCCTCCACCTTGGGATTATACACAAGTACAGGATAGGCTGTATCGGTgtgctcatctctccctctctgtctgtctgtctgtttgtctgtctgtctttctatctttctgtctctctctctctctatctatctatctatctatctctctatctatctctcagtctttgtctttgtctctgtctctctgtttacccactccttgtctctctctctctgtctctctgtctgtctgtctgcctatttgactgtatgtctgtctgtctctcccattctctttctctttctctttcttcttatctctctctctttctcttttttctctctctccctctttctttctctctctttatctttttatctctctctctccctctttctttctctctctttatctttctttctctctctctccctctttctttctctctctttatctttctctctccctctctaccattttgtctgtctgccactctcttctctctctctcgcgcgcgcgcttcttcctctctatctgcaTCACACTTCTGCTGCTTTACAAGATGTTTTAACCCTTTTACTCACGGATCACATCGCCGCCCGAATGAGAAACGACCTGGTCGCGGATGTTATAAAAATGAGTGATTGCGAGTGAGAGATATAAGGCTGGTCTCGCCGGTGATGTCATTGAGACACAAGATTTTCTTTTGTGcttgggtgagggaaagggaaaaggggttggGCGGTGACCTtgcgagtgaaagaaagagggagggggagaggagagagaggagagagggggagatggggaggggatggagagaggtagagagaaggagagaggggagagaaagagagagagagagagagagagggacagaagtacagggggagagaagtagatagatagagaagtagatagatagatagatatgtagatagatagataggtagatagatagatagatagatagagagagtgagagagagggagagagagagagagagatcgacagtgacagaaagagagagagataaacaggcagacagacagagccacaaCTCGAAAAAGCCAAGCAACTTCCTAGCTGCAGTTCCCAGCTTCACCAGGTATTATCATCCAATTAGATTCACAATTTACAAACAGAGGCCTGAGAGCGATCTTCCCGCGGGCCCTCGAAAGTGACAGCTGATGACGATTTAATTGACCGCCAGTTTACGAAATTTATATTCTGGCGTTCCACAAAGTCACCGTCGCCGGCAAAATCGCCCTTATCTCGTACTGGGGTAAGGATCAAAGTGGCGTAGATTGAGGAGATTGTATGAAAACACATTCGTTGTACTGCATTAGTATTTTGATGCTAATCAATGATTATGTACCTGTTCTGAATTTTATGTAAATTAATCAGTCTCTGGCGGAGGCTTTCCCTTaatcccccgcccaccccccttctctctctctctctctctctctctctctctctctctctctctctctctctctctctctctctctctctctctctctctctctctctctctctctctctctctctctctctctctctctctcctctctctctctctcttctctctctctctctctctctctctctctctctctctctctcgctctctctctctctctctcctctctctctctctctctctctctctctctctctctctctctctctctctctctctctctcctctctctctctctctctctctctctctctctctctcctctctctctctctctctctctctctctctctctctctctctctctctctctctctcctctctctctctctctctctctctctctctctctctctctctctctctctctctctctctctctctctcactctctctctctctctctctctctctctctctctctctctctctctctctctctctctctctctctctcctctctctctctctctctctctctctctctctctctctcttctctctctctcctctctctcctctctctctctctctctctctctctctctctctctctctctctctctctctctcctctctctctctctctctctctctctctctctctcctctctctctctctctctctctctctctctctctcctctctctctctctctctctctctctctctctctccatctctctctctctctctctctctctctctctctctctctctctctctctctctctctctctctctctctctctctctctctctctctctcttctcctctctctctctctctctctctctctctctctctctctctcctctctctctctctcctctctctcctctctctctctctctctctctctctctctctctctctctctctcttctctctctctctctctctctctctcctctctctctctctctctctctcttctctcctctctctcgctcctctctctctctctctctctctctctctctctctctctctctctctctctctctcttctctctctctctctctctctctcctctctctcttctctctctctctctctctctctcttctctctcttctctctctctctcttcctctctctctctctctctctctctctctctctccctcctctctctctctctctctctctctctctctcttctctctctctctctctctctttctctctctctctctctctcttctctctctctctctctctctctctctctctctctctctccttctctctctctctctctctcttctctctctctctctctctctctctctctctctctctctctctcttctctctctctctctctctctctctctctctctctctcctctctctctctctctctctctctctctcctctctctctctctctcctctctctctctcctctctccctcttctctctctctctctctctctcttctcctctctctcctctctctctctctctctctctctctcctctctctctctctctctctctctctctctctctctctcctctctctctctctctctcctctctctctctctctcttcctctctctctctctctctcctctctctctctctctctcttctcatctctctctctctctcttctctctctctctctctctcctctctctctctctcctctctctctctctctctctctctctctctctctctctctctctctcctctcttctctctctctctctctcctctcttcctctctctctctctctctctctctctctctctctctctctctctctctcgtctcctctctctctctctctcttctctctctctctctctctctctctctcatctctctctctctctctctcctctctctctcctctctctctctctctctctctctctctctctctctctctttctctctctctctctctctctctctctctctctctctctctctctctctctctctctctctctctctctcttctctctctctctctctctctctctctctctctctctctctctctctctctctctctctcttctctctctctctctctctctctctctctctctctctctctctctctctctctcctcctctctctctctctctctctctctctctcttctctctctctctctctctctctctcctctctctctctctctctctctctcttctctctctctttctctctctctctctctctctctctctctctctctctctcttctctctctctctctctctctctctctctctctctctcttctctctctctctctctctttctctctctctctctctctctctctctctctctctcttctctctctctctctctctctctctctctctctctctctctctcctctctctctctctctctctctctctctctctctctctctctctcttctctctctctctctctctctctctctctctctctctctctctctctctctctctctctctctctctctctctctctctctcttctctctcttctctctctctctctctctctctctctctctctctctcttctctctctctctctctctctctctctctctctctctctctctctctctctctctctctctctctctctctctctctctctctctctctttctctctctctctctctctctctctcttctctctctctctctctctctctctctctctctctctctttctctctctctctctctctctctctctctctctctctctctctctctctctctctctctctctctctctctctctctctctctctctctctctctctctctctctctctctctctctctctctctctctctctctctctctctctctctctctctctctctctctcttctctctctctctctctctctctctctctctctctctctctctctctctctctctctctctctctctctctctctctctctctctctctctctctctcttctctctctctctctctctctctctctctctctctctctctctctctctctctctctctctctctctctctctctctctctctctctctctctctctctctctctctctctctctctctctccctctctttctctctctctctctctctctctctctctctctctctctctctctctctctctctctctctctcactacacacaaacacacacacacacacatatatatgtgtgtgtgtgtgtgtatatgtatatatacatatatatgtatatatacatatatatatgtatatatatatatatatatatatatatatatacatatatacacacatgcatacacacatgcatatgcacatatacatatatataaatatttggatatatatatatatatatatatttaatatatatatatatgtgtgtgtgtgtgtgtgtttgtgtgtgtttgtctgtgtgtgtgtgtgtgtgtgtgtgtgtgtgtgtgtatgtgtatgtgtatgtgtgtgtgtgtgtgtgtgtgtgtgtgtgtgtgtgtgtgtgtgtgtgtatgtgtgtatacttacatacatatatatgtatatttacaaaaatatgaatatatattttacatatatatacatatatatacacatttatatatatttacataaatatatatatatatttacataaatatatatataattacatatatatatatatgtatttatatatatactcatatagacaaatgtttatctgtttatttatatatacgtatttttcttaaataaattttgattatttctgtaactatctatgtctgtcttcctgtcttatACCCTAGTACTTGCCACATTACTAGACACACAGTAATAAATTCCTTATAGCTAACCAAACAGCTTGAATAAGAATGTGCAGCCAAGTCAGTGCATCAGGATGCAACGAAACCCAAAATCCTTAAACAACTAAAGCAACAACATCAGCAGAGAAGAACAACGATGCTaatcacagagaaagagagattaatgaATATGATTAATCCGGATTGATAAATAGGTCGTTGAGTGCTCGGGAGACGCAGTTACAAGTCTTAATATTGGATCTCAATATTGCAGAGCGTCTTAGGCCATTATTTGACGTACGGGAAATGTATCTCGGCATATAATTACCTGGAGTATAAAATGACAATTCCAATTACCTACGCGTTCCAGACCGATATATTAAGTTTCCGAAAATGTGATATCGTTGCTGGGTGCGTCAACTTCCCGCTGTTTCTCGTTCGTTTGCCAAATGTTTTCGTGTAGGTTTCCGTCGTTTTTTTTCCGGGAGGACTGACGAAGGGAAAGGCTGACGGAGTGACCGATTGTCGAAGAGAGAAGAGTGTGCGCGGCGGGGCTGCAGGCGGAGACAGTGTAATGTTCTCCTGCGCGATGGGTTTATATTGAAAGATTTCATTTATTGGGCGCCTTTGCTCCGTTCTTTGTTAGCTTCTTGGAGTTTCGAAATATGTATGGGTTTGGAGCGAGATAGATGATCTCTGTTTCGCCGAATGGCTTTTCAATTAGACTCCGAACTTATGAATCGTGGGGAAAATACAATAGGATTGTTGCTTGCATCCGCCACGTGTCTTGAGTAATAGatgtacgtaaaaaaaaaaaaaaaaaaaaaaaaaaaaaactaaaacctaAAACTTGCGATAAATAagtacatccatatgtatacatatatacataatatatatatatacatatatatatgtacacacacacacacatacacacacacacacacacacgcacacatatgtatacacacacacacacacacacacacacatatatatatccccccccccccccccccgttgcccAGGCGCAGTCTCGGCTCCTGCGCCAATTCCGCGAGCGCGGAGGGCAGGGCGGAGCTTCTCCCAGGGCGGCACTAAAGAATATCGAACTCATTTTTCCAAGCTTCTCCGCCACTAATATTCTTGATAGATATGATCATTCTGTTTGTCTCGGCATTCAGGACGttttcattttaatatatttgattataatagGTTTAATTAGCCAGGTTTGAATGGCCCAGTATACTCCCAAAAACCGCCTGGCCATTTGTCAAATATCCTTTGGGGTTGCCGGATTAGAATATTTAATTTTCGATTATTCTTATATAATGCCTCGTTAGAAGGACTTACAATGAACTAAGACAATGGGCGAGTGAAGGAGGCGGGGCCATCGTGGGTTAAGTATGACGCCCCTTATTGTCAGCCTGGAaatactacccctccccccccatcccttaccccGCCCCCTTCCATACTGCGCCAGGTAAAGAGAACTGCACAATAAACAAATGACGGCATTTGCGATAAATTCGGTTTGTAATTTCATAAAACTTTTGTAATCTAATCAAGCTTCCAAAATTCCCCGCTGTTGCCTAATGCTTAGTAATGGTGACAAGTGCAGGGAGTGTGTCCAGCCGCAAGAATAATTGCGGTAAAATTCGTGTAATCATGGTGACCTGATCTCCGGCCGCCGCCTCGTGACTCGGGCCTCAAGCGCGGAAACAAAGGGCGGGCCAAGAAATGCAGGGCGGAGGGCGGCGTCGCTCGCTCGGGTCTCGTAAAGCCCCGGgattgtcctcatcatcatctttcgcGTTTTCTTAACTCtcattctaatgatgatgatgacgatgataatgatgatatggttgatgatgatgatttcaggaatggtgatattgttgataatgatgattgctataatgatgattgttgataacgatgattacACTAATGATTACAATGTTATACTTTCATAAATCAGcttattttcatcataaaaaaTTATCACTGTTGAAATaaaaattatcactatcatcataattcctttatcatcatcaacttttgttaatattgctataGCGATGccagtatcatcatcacaattatcattatcatccttatgttTGTTTTCGTTAGCAGTctctcaccatcataatcatttataacctatttaattatcatcatcgcatCTGTCACCCTAATCATTGTTCAGGTAAGCATTAATAACTATCACTTTTAAAAAGATCACAATTATGCGACTATTTAAATACTGTTATTGCCATGATTACTGTAGTTataaacattaccatcattactattactatagttatcatcattattgttgttattttcattttagtattatcattttcatcgtcattattattactactatctattttattaacgttatttttactatcagttttattgttattactattttattattattattattattgttattgtcattatttttattattatttgtattgttatcatcatcattactatcgtctttgtcattatcattgttgttgttattgttcttctccttattattattgtcattgtcattactattgtccttactattatcattctcagtgtcattataagtattattattatcattgtcattgttattgtcattacttttattattgtcattattagtattgttattatttttatcattatcactactattaccattattcttattcttattcttattcttattattatcattatcattattattattattatcattgttattattatcatcatcatcattattatcattattactatgactattatctttaccattattattgttgttgttgttcttactcttattattattgtccttgtcattattattgtctttattatcatcattctcatcatcattatcattattattataattgttgtcatttttttattgttattattataatagttgtcattattattatcaatattatttttattttagtattcttcttctccttcttcttcttcttcttctctttattattattattatcatcattatcattaatattattattattattattaatattattattattattattaatgttattgttattattattattatcattattattattattatcattatcattattttcttttttagttgtcgatattattattagtagtagtattattaccattattattattatcattactattactgttattgttattattattattatcattgttattgttaccatcattattagaattagtattagtagtactattcttcttattattacgattattattgtaattattactattactattattgttattattattattattactcttgttatcattattattattatcattattattattgtcattatagattttattattactattattattattattattattattatcattattattattattattattactattattatcatcattattgttattatcgttattgttattgtcattactataattactactattattattattattattattattattattattattattatcattatcattattattattattgttatttatattacaattattattatgatgttgatgatgatgattattgttgttggtgttttaattttcatcattgttataaattatcatcttaatattatcattattattactactatcattattattattattattattattattattattattattattattattattattattgttattattattattatcattattattattattattatcattataataataattattatttttattattattataattataattattatcattattattattattattattattattattattattattattattattattattatcattattattattattattattatcattattattattattattattattattattatttttagtatcattatcattatcatcactattagtatcattgttattatcaccgcaattatgattatcattattacttatgagaatgattattattgttacttttaccatTTTGCGTttaatttatcaattcattctaaaaatctttatcatcttaattatcactattgccatttCAATAAccgaatcatcattattataaacgttaccgctatcataaacattattactacCTTCAACATTATCAATCTCATCACAggcgccatcatcattatcattcttattacaattcattatcacaaaaacTAAGCCCGTAAGTAAGCAGAAGCCACGCCCCTTTCTTCAAagaatccgcccccccccccccccccaccctttctcgcTGATTCCTCTGTCAGGTGATCATTCTTCAGGTTTACACAACTCCCTTTCTATCAGTGCAAATATGATTTCTTGTGTGAAATCAAATCCGTCTGAAGTTTGCCTTTCTTCTCATCAAAGAGATCTTTTTGTGGACTTAGCTTAGTCtcagaagaataatgatataatttatcTAATCGTGACATCTGTGAAGTCATGTTTTATGCCATTTAATGACAAGctctacttttgttttgtttttttttttcgcttcacaTTATCGTAAGGTTTGTATGTATCTGCTTTCATCTTAGTTGAAATCTGTTTAATCcattatgaaattataattttataaaaattgtTGCTCGAATGTTTCACAGCAAGGAAATGCGAAGGGACACTCTTATCTAAAAAGAAATATCGTATTTTCAAGCATTCTCATCAGCAAAGCGAAGTGCTTAATTCTCATTACCGGTATCGCTTCTAATGTCACTGCCTATTTACCTCAAACACGAAAAGAtgacgaagagaaaaataagaaaataagagaatgcgtgaaaacgacccccccccccccctcttccaaccgccccccccccctcccatcgacTGGCCCCTCCCCGCCGTCCACTCCGGGATGTTAAGCAAATCTGAAAGGCTCAAAAGGCGCTTTATCGGACCTATTTACATAAGTTTCCAACAAAATGACGCACATGAGGTTGATTAGTGCGTCTGCTGATCGTGTGCAAGTGTGATTTTTTGAGGTCTACGTACTTACGCCGGGGATTACACGTAGATCACATGAAAGTTAATTCGCGGATTTTACAATCCACAATAAATCGGAGAGCGACAGAAGTGGACAAAAGACCTCATTTGTTTAATTGGTCATTTGCCCTTCTAATCTCCGTCAttctttttgaaatatatacatgtatttgcttTGTTTCGTtaatgcgttttttttctttctttttttcaggaaagGAAGTATTTctaattattctttatattataacGAAATGCTTCAAGCGAATCATTTTCTAAAATACTGTCAAGGTTTTTCATTCGACTTGTCATTTAGATATTAAGATTAAATTTAATCTAAAtagccttttttttatataaatctctttttatctccatttttagTTCAAAGATCTTGCTTTTAACTTTTATCATCCTTTTGTTCTGACTATATACTGCCTgtgttatatgtgcgtgtgtatttatacacatacgcacatgtgcgtctatgtataaaaaacatatgtgcgtatatatagatacatacatacatacatacatatatatatatatatgtatatatatgtgtatatatatatatgtgtgtgtgtgtgtgtgtgtgtgtgtgtgtgtatgtgtgtgtgtgtatgtgtgtgtatgtgtgtgtgtgtgtgtgtgtgtgtgtgtgtgtgtgtttggtgtacaCGTGTATCTGTgcttctcaacccccccccccctctctctcactctctctctctctttcccttctacgCAAAGTATAATCTCTGCCACGCTCCTACCTGACGTCCTCTTGCCTGTGTTACACTTCATATGAAATGTCAGTCCAAGGCCAAAGTAAAACCTCAGCGAACTAAGTTTTTTCCTTAATATGTTCgaagttttatataaaaaaatgtatgctTTCCTCCATCTACTCTA contains these protein-coding regions:
- the LOC125030979 gene encoding LOW QUALITY PROTEIN: GATA zinc finger domain-containing protein 15-like (The sequence of the model RefSeq protein was modified relative to this genomic sequence to represent the inferred CDS: deleted 1 base in 1 codon) — protein: NNNNNDNNNNNNNDNNNNNNNNNNNNNNNNNNDNNYNYNNNKNNNYYYNDNNNNNNDNNNNNNNNNNNNNNNNNNNNNNNNNNNNNNDNDNNNNNNNNNNNNNSSNYSNDNNNNDNNNNDDNNSNNNNNNNDNNNNNNNNSNNKIYNDNNNNDNNNNDNKSNNNNNNNNSNSNNYNNNRNNKKNSTTNTNSNNDGNNNNDNNNNNNNSNSNDNNNNGNNTTTNNNSTTKKENNDNDNNNNNDNNNNNNNINNNNNNINNNNENITLSPPAAPPRTLFSLRQSVTPSAFPFVSPPGKKTTETYTKTFGKRTRNSGKLTHPATISHFRKLNISVWNATVRDKGDFAGDGDFVERQNINFVNWRSIKSSSAVTFEGPREDRSQASVEAEAGIQVQEIQSNFTPQYTAAPYKFLSCTATISDGRILTPRMSLRVAIIKDEKLCMLIRVSGMKEHIASVLSLYAATIENERLYCKYIQENVWHQNPPQGESMPRSISKGYTLLTYNTCKVCLQSNRNNNLCKNDSFIIVPELYYVYPRYLFNVRCTYSTQVTSCSGSVRRRAPETDANSPRALNTISSGFQRSPD